One genomic region from Manis pentadactyla isolate mManPen7 chromosome 12, mManPen7.hap1, whole genome shotgun sequence encodes:
- the LOC130679754 gene encoding olfactory receptor 7A10-like yields MYLITVFGNLIIILAVISDSHLHTPMYFFLSNLSFVDICFTTTTIPKMLVTIWTESKVITFAGCISQMYLYIHLAVLDDFLLTVMAYDRFVAVCHPLHYTVIMSPRLCGLLVLVCWVTVVSLYYCSSLGVYLSSAATYSSHSSATATVMYTLVTPMLNPIIYSLRNKDIKGALKRVLWMEGVKMHIVLGMKCPRFQDSKPQDQK; encoded by the exons ATGTACCTGATCACTGTGTTTGGAAACCTGATCATCATCCTCGCTGTGATATCAgactcccacctccacacccctatgtacttcttcctctccaacCTGTCTTTTGTAGACATCtgtttcaccaccaccaccatcccaaAAATGCTTGTCACTATATGGACAGAAAGCAAAGTTATAACCTTTGCAGGCTGCATCAGCCAGATGTACCTCTACATACACTTGGCAGTGTTAGATGACTTTCTTCTCACtgtcatggcctatgaccgctttGTGGCCGTCTGCCACCCTCTGCACTACACGGTCATCATGAGTCCCCGGCTCTGTGGGCTGCTGGTTCTGGTCTGCTGGGTCA CTGTTGTCTCCTTATATTACTGTTCAAGCCTAGGGGTGTACCTCAGCTCTGCTGCTACCTACAGTTCGCATTCAAGCGCAACAGCCACAGTGATGTACACCTTGGTCACACCCATGCTCAACCCCATCATCTACAGTCTaagaaacaaagacataaaagggGCTCTGAAAAGAGTCCTTTGGATGGAAGGTGTCAAAATGCATATTGTTCTGGGGATGAAGTGCCCAAGATTTCAGGACTCAAAGCCTCAGGACCAGAAATGA